A region of Micromonospora chokoriensis DNA encodes the following proteins:
- a CDS encoding DUF692 domain-containing protein: MTGPSGVGIGWRPEIAGFVAELPGLRFVEVVAEAVPASGPLPPGLAQLRERAVTVVPHGVRLSLGGAEPVDPTRVAHLAAVAHRVDAPLVSEHIAFVRACGLEAGHLLPLPRSREAVDAVCANVARAQAELPVPLALEPIAALVDWPDDELDEADFLTEILDRTGALLLLDVANVHANARNRGTDPLALLDRLPLERVAYAHVAGGAEHGGFYHDTHTDPVPAAVLELVGALCARQRPPALLLERDGHYPPAAALRAELDALATTAGFPAVT; this comes from the coding sequence ATGACCGGCCCGTCCGGTGTCGGCATCGGCTGGCGTCCGGAGATCGCCGGTTTCGTGGCCGAGCTGCCCGGGTTGCGGTTCGTCGAGGTGGTGGCCGAGGCGGTGCCCGCGTCCGGGCCGCTTCCGCCGGGCCTGGCACAGCTGCGGGAACGCGCGGTGACTGTCGTACCCCATGGGGTGCGGCTCTCGCTCGGCGGCGCCGAACCGGTCGACCCGACCCGGGTCGCGCACCTGGCCGCGGTGGCGCATCGTGTCGACGCCCCGCTGGTCAGCGAACACATCGCGTTCGTCCGGGCCTGCGGCCTGGAAGCCGGGCACCTGCTGCCGCTGCCCCGCAGCCGGGAGGCGGTCGACGCGGTCTGCGCCAACGTGGCGCGGGCGCAGGCCGAGCTGCCGGTGCCGCTTGCGCTGGAACCGATCGCCGCGCTCGTCGACTGGCCCGACGACGAGTTGGACGAGGCGGACTTCCTCACCGAGATCCTCGACCGGACCGGCGCGCTGTTGCTGCTGGACGTCGCCAACGTGCATGCCAACGCCCGCAACCGGGGCACCGATCCGCTCGCGTTGCTGGACCGGCTGCCGCTGGAACGCGTCGCGTACGCCCACGTGGCCGGCGGCGCGGAGCACGGCGGCTTCTACCACGACACCCACACCGACCCGGTGCCGGCGGCGGTGCTGGAGCTGGTGGGCGCGCTCTGCGCCCGACAGCGACCACCGGCGCTGCTGCTGGAACGGGACGGCCACTACCCGCCGGCCGCCGCCCTGCGCGCCGAACTGGACGCCCTGGCCACCACCGCCGGCTTCCCGGCCGTGACATGA
- a CDS encoding TIGR04222 domain-containing membrane protein: protein MIVYAASGDTWGISGPTFLRFYLVATAVVVIVAVYHRIRLAAGSTTAMTADPLGPQQVAYLNGGPRLAVHAALGGLRASGAIGVRPDRRLTTVGAAPTGLTPLDQAIHWAAHQHARVGDLPKDERVRVAVNQIRNGLEQRGLLTDDAQRARARFWTTLLIGLLGLGVLRLASGLFGGRPVGYLLLTLVTLLIVTLVLRRAPALTRAGRAALRGVRREHTHLAPASAPAYATYGAAGAAMGVALYGTASLWALDPGFAEQAEIQRQAASGSGWSGGGDGSSGGGDSSGSDGGSSCGGGGGCGGGGCGG from the coding sequence ATGATCGTGTACGCCGCGTCCGGTGACACCTGGGGCATCTCCGGCCCGACCTTCCTCCGGTTCTACCTGGTGGCGACCGCCGTGGTGGTGATCGTGGCGGTGTACCACCGGATCCGTCTGGCGGCCGGTTCGACCACCGCCATGACCGCCGACCCACTCGGGCCGCAGCAGGTCGCGTACCTCAACGGTGGACCCCGACTCGCCGTCCACGCCGCGCTCGGCGGTCTGCGCGCCAGCGGTGCGATCGGCGTACGCCCGGACCGCCGACTGACCACCGTCGGTGCCGCACCGACCGGGCTCACCCCACTGGACCAGGCCATCCACTGGGCCGCGCACCAGCACGCCCGCGTCGGGGACCTGCCGAAGGACGAGCGCGTACGCGTCGCCGTGAACCAGATCCGCAACGGCCTGGAGCAACGCGGCCTGCTGACCGACGACGCGCAGCGCGCCCGTGCCCGCTTCTGGACCACACTCCTGATCGGCCTGCTGGGCCTCGGTGTGCTCCGGTTGGCCTCCGGCCTGTTCGGCGGCCGCCCGGTCGGTTACCTGCTGCTGACCCTGGTGACCCTCCTGATCGTCACGCTGGTGCTGCGCCGGGCACCCGCGCTCACCCGGGCCGGCCGGGCCGCGCTGCGCGGCGTGCGCCGCGAGCACACCCACCTCGCCCCGGCCTCGGCGCCGGCCTACGCCACCTACGGAGCGGCCGGCGCGGCGATGGGCGTGGCCCTGTACGGCACCGCCTCGCTCTGGGCACTCGACCCGGGCTTCGCCGAGCAGGCCGAGATCCAGCGCCAGGCCGCCTCCGGCAGTGGCTGGAGCGGAGGCGGCGACGGGTCGTCGGGTGGCGGTGACAGCTCCGGCTCGGACGGCGGCAGCTCCTGCGGTGGAGGCGGCGGATGCGGCGGCGGGGGGTGCGGCGGATGA
- a CDS encoding TetR/AcrR family transcriptional regulator: protein MPRVSQDQLDARRQEILAAARACFARLGYEGATVRRLEEATGLSRGAIFHHFRDKDSLFLAVAEDDAAAMVETVARNGLVQVMRDLLARAVSPDTTGWLGSQLEVSRRLRTDPAFAKRWAERSAAIAEATRDRLARQRDAGVLREDVPIDVLAQFLELAYDGLVLHLAMGRPAGDLGPVLDLVEEAVRRH from the coding sequence GTGCCCAGAGTAAGTCAGGACCAGCTCGATGCGCGCCGGCAGGAGATCCTCGCCGCGGCCCGGGCGTGTTTCGCCCGGCTCGGCTACGAGGGGGCGACCGTCCGCCGCCTCGAGGAGGCCACCGGCCTGTCCCGTGGCGCCATCTTCCACCACTTCCGGGACAAGGACTCGCTCTTCCTGGCCGTCGCCGAGGACGACGCCGCGGCCATGGTCGAGACGGTGGCCCGCAACGGTCTGGTGCAGGTGATGCGTGACCTGCTCGCCCGCGCCGTCTCCCCGGACACCACCGGCTGGCTGGGCAGCCAACTGGAGGTCTCCCGCCGCCTGCGCACCGACCCGGCGTTCGCCAAGCGCTGGGCGGAGCGGTCCGCCGCGATCGCCGAGGCGACCCGCGACCGGCTGGCCCGCCAGCGCGACGCCGGGGTGCTACGCGAGGACGTCCCGATCGACGTGCTGGCCCAGTTCCTGGAGCTGGCCTACGACGGCCTGGTGCTGCACCTGGCCATGGGGCGACCGGCCGGTGACCTGGGCCCGGTGCTCGACCTCGTCGAGGAGGCGGTCCGCCGCCACTGA
- a CDS encoding carbon-nitrogen hydrolase family protein — MTSPQTVPAAPLTVATIQATPVPGDVAGNALLAADLVRQAAQRDARVAVLPELFLCAYHPPTLAADPAGTDVAADPAGVVADPRLDPLRDAARDVGVTVVVGAAVRHPDGRRTIAALVVDRAGEVRVGYDKQQLWGDERELFNAGGRGATLLVDGWRLGLGICYDGCFPEHGRAAALDGAHGYLCPSGYLAGSEHRRDLYYAARALDNTMFVVFANAVGGDDPWRFNGGAAVYDPEGRVLARGADEGTTVLVATLDPAVLAATRTAHSMLADRLPDQGGARVSMSG, encoded by the coding sequence GTGACCTCGCCGCAGACCGTCCCCGCCGCGCCGCTGACCGTGGCCACCATCCAGGCCACACCCGTGCCGGGAGATGTCGCCGGCAACGCGCTCCTCGCCGCCGACCTCGTCCGCCAGGCCGCGCAGCGGGACGCCCGGGTGGCGGTCCTGCCCGAGCTGTTCCTCTGCGCGTACCACCCGCCGACCCTGGCCGCCGACCCGGCCGGCACGGACGTCGCGGCCGATCCGGCCGGAGTGGTCGCGGATCCCCGGCTCGACCCGCTGCGCGACGCGGCGCGCGACGTCGGCGTCACCGTCGTCGTCGGTGCCGCCGTCCGGCACCCGGACGGTCGGCGGACCATCGCCGCGCTGGTGGTCGACCGGGCCGGCGAGGTCCGGGTGGGGTACGACAAGCAGCAGCTGTGGGGTGACGAACGCGAGCTGTTCAACGCCGGTGGTCGGGGTGCCACGCTGCTCGTCGACGGCTGGCGGCTCGGGCTCGGCATCTGCTACGACGGCTGTTTCCCCGAGCACGGGCGGGCCGCCGCCCTCGACGGCGCACACGGTTACCTGTGCCCCAGCGGATACCTGGCCGGCTCCGAGCACCGCCGGGACCTCTACTACGCCGCGCGCGCCCTGGACAACACGATGTTCGTGGTCTTCGCCAACGCCGTCGGCGGCGACGACCCGTGGCGTTTCAACGGCGGCGCGGCCGTCTACGACCCGGAAGGGCGGGTGCTGGCGCGGGGCGCCGACGAGGGCACGACGGTGCTCGTGGCGACGCTGGATCCCGCCGTGCTCGCGGCCACCCGGACGGCCCATTCGATGCTCGCCGATCGACTGCCGGACCAGGGCGGGGCCCGGGTGTCGATGTCCGGCTGA
- a CDS encoding HAD family hydrolase, whose translation MPLLLLDLDNTLLDRAGPFRRWGERFLDGIGAPHTDIDWLVSIDADGLTDRWDLADAIRDRYELRIPSIDLVEELHDGVVAQTRLDPLTACALRIADDAGWVPVVVCNGTVRVEDAKIRQTGLDRYVADWVISEEAGVSKPNPRIFALAAQRVRMPLRGAWVVGDSPEADIGGAAAVGLPSIWLHRGRTWSDVRFAPSHTVDGLIAAVAIVLAR comes from the coding sequence GTGCCACTGCTCCTGCTGGACCTGGACAACACCCTGCTGGATCGGGCCGGGCCGTTCCGCCGCTGGGGTGAGCGCTTCCTGGACGGCATCGGCGCGCCCCACACGGACATCGACTGGCTGGTCTCGATCGACGCCGACGGTCTGACCGACCGCTGGGATCTCGCCGACGCCATCCGGGACCGCTACGAGCTGCGCATCCCCTCGATCGACCTGGTGGAGGAGCTGCACGACGGGGTGGTGGCGCAGACCCGGCTCGATCCGCTGACCGCCTGCGCGCTGCGCATCGCCGACGACGCCGGCTGGGTGCCGGTGGTGGTCTGCAACGGCACGGTACGCGTCGAGGACGCCAAGATCCGTCAGACCGGCCTGGACCGGTACGTCGCGGACTGGGTGATCTCCGAGGAGGCCGGGGTCAGCAAGCCCAATCCGAGGATCTTCGCGCTCGCCGCCCAACGGGTCCGGATGCCGCTGCGCGGCGCCTGGGTGGTCGGCGACAGCCCGGAGGCGGACATCGGCGGCGCCGCTGCCGTCGGGCTGCCCAGCATCTGGCTGCACCGGGGGCGGACCTGGTCGGACGTCCGGTTCGCGCCGAGCCACACCGTGGACGGGCTGATCGCCGCAGTGGCCATCGTTCTCGCCCGCTGA
- a CDS encoding RIO1 family regulatory kinase/ATPase domain-containing protein, which yields MRDHDLPALERRSRGKSRFDDDEPQFLKRGRPVPPPADPDSEPDPDTGDSWSSWDDAVHGPEPHPAWLVTELAARDTELGVLKTGKEADVHLVRRAVPDTDRSCLLAVKRYRDPEHRLFHRDAGYLEGRRVRRSRENRAMAGRTAFGRQMIAGQWAAAEFAALARLWEIGAGHDRIAVPYPVQLRGTELMLEFVGDAESGQAAPRLAQLRPGPAELRDLWAQLVEALRVLARAGYAHGDLSPYNLLVHQGRLVVIDLPQVVDVVANPQGPEFLARDVRVVGTWFAARGLPAERTDPHTLTGELLREAGLR from the coding sequence GTGCGCGATCATGACCTTCCGGCGCTGGAGCGCCGGAGTCGCGGCAAGAGCCGCTTCGACGACGACGAACCACAGTTCCTGAAGCGCGGGCGGCCCGTCCCGCCGCCCGCCGACCCGGACAGCGAACCCGATCCCGACACCGGCGACAGCTGGTCGTCCTGGGACGACGCCGTGCACGGGCCAGAGCCACACCCGGCCTGGCTGGTCACCGAGTTGGCCGCCCGGGACACCGAGCTGGGTGTGCTGAAGACCGGCAAGGAAGCGGACGTCCACCTGGTCCGCCGGGCGGTCCCCGACACCGACCGGTCCTGTCTGCTGGCGGTCAAACGCTATCGTGACCCCGAGCACCGGCTGTTCCACCGCGACGCCGGCTACCTGGAGGGGCGCCGTGTGCGCCGCTCCCGGGAGAACCGGGCGATGGCGGGCCGCACGGCGTTCGGTCGACAGATGATCGCCGGGCAGTGGGCGGCGGCGGAGTTCGCCGCCCTGGCCCGGCTCTGGGAGATCGGTGCCGGGCACGACCGGATCGCCGTGCCGTACCCGGTGCAGCTACGGGGCACCGAACTGATGCTCGAGTTCGTCGGCGACGCCGAGTCGGGGCAGGCCGCTCCTCGGCTGGCTCAGCTGCGACCCGGTCCGGCCGAGCTGCGCGACCTGTGGGCACAACTCGTGGAGGCGCTGCGGGTGTTGGCCCGGGCGGGCTACGCGCACGGCGACCTGTCGCCGTACAACCTGCTCGTGCACCAGGGGCGGCTGGTCGTGATCGACCTGCCGCAGGTGGTCGACGTGGTGGCCAACCCGCAGGGTCCGGAGTTCCTGGCGCGCGACGTGCGGGTGGTCGGCACCTGGTTCGCGGCGCGGGGCCTGCCGGCCGAGCGGACCGATCCCCACACGTTGACCGGTGAGTTGCTCCGCGAGGCGGGGCTGCGCTGA
- a CDS encoding DUF2630 family protein: protein MDDKTILNRISELVDEEHKLRAEAQAHESGTAGEASERLRALEESLDQCWDLLRRRRAARDTHGDPDAQGERPKPEVERYLQ, encoded by the coding sequence ATGGACGACAAGACCATCCTGAACCGGATCTCCGAACTGGTGGACGAGGAACACAAGCTGCGTGCCGAGGCCCAGGCCCACGAGTCGGGCACCGCGGGCGAGGCCAGCGAGCGGCTGCGCGCCCTGGAGGAGTCCCTCGACCAGTGCTGGGACCTGCTGCGCCGCCGCCGCGCCGCCCGGGACACCCACGGCGACCCGGACGCACAGGGCGAACGCCCCAAGCCCGAGGTGGAGCGCTACCTCCAGTGA